TGTCCCGGGCCATTACTATGGGCATGACTAGTAAGCAGTCCTTGTCAGTCCAGGGACTCCTATACGATTGGTGTCTACTTGCTTGGATGTTGCAACAGTGTCAAACTGTTAAATCCCTAAACATTTAATGTCTGTGGTCCTTTCTCTGCAGGTAAATAGTATGGACACCCCATCGGTTTGCAGAccgcttttttttttgttttaagacttatttatttattcatgagagacagaaagagagagagaggcagtgacataggcagagggagaagcaggcttcccccagggagcctgatggcggACTTGATCCTGATctcgggattacaccctgagccgaaggcagacacaactgctgagccacccaggtgtccccccagaCCACTCTTCGAATAGTATTGTTCTGCAGTAGTGGTTCTTAACCAGGGGGATTTTGCCCCCAGTGGACATCTGATAATGTCTTCAGATATTCTGATTATCCAGACAGGGAGTTAAGTGTGGTCCTGGCATCTAGCAGATAAAGGCCGCAGATGCCATTCAACATTTTACAATGCTCAGGATACTGTGCCTCACTTCACCTCGTCCACAAAGACTCATCTGGTCCACCATGTCAGTAGTACCCTGGTGGAGAAACTGCTCCAAAGGATGGAGCAGCAGAGCACGTGGAAATCATTCAGCAGGGTGCTaggtacacagtaagtgctcaatacataaattcttttttttaaaatttatttattcatagagacacggagagaggagagagagagagagacacaggcagagggagaagcaggctccatgcaccgggagcccgacgtgggattcgatcccgggtctccaggatcacgccctgagccaaaggcaggcgccaaaccgctgcgccacccagggatccccctatataTGTGTCTTTTAGGGCTCCTCCCAAAAGGTACGTTTCAAGCTCCTTAAAACCTAAGGTCTAGTACTGGTTTCCCATGTTCACTGAACATCCTGTGCCTATGAAACCTTTAGTAAGCAGAAATGGCATAAAGTGAAAAAAGTTACCAttaatttacaaggaaaaaatttTGGCTTTCCCAGACCCCCAAAATAACCTCAGGCTTTTCTGGTACCTTAAGACACATTTAGCTAAGGGAGGATACCCAGAATAAATCCggaaaaggaggggatccctgggtggctcggcggtttagcgcctgcctttggcccagggcgcgatcctggagacccgggatcgaatcccacgtcgggctcccggtgcatggagcctgcctctgcctctctctctctctctctcgatcataaatgaatgaataaataaataaatctttaaaaaaaatcgagAACAGGAACAGATACAGACACACTTCAAAGCTATATCGCCCTGATGCTACGATGGACAGAGTTTGGTGGGGCCCCTCTGGCTGCTCCGGGTGTGTAATGCAAAAAAACCTCCTTAGcgctcttttcacttttttcgCAAAAGGGAAAAATCCTCTTCGGGTTTCTTTAGGTTACCGAAAACAGATACTCATTCGGGTCTTTTCCTAGGAGCGTAGGGGAATAACGAGAACGCCCGAAAAGTAGGCTGACAGGTACCAGCCCCGGCTTGCACCGCTATCCTAGCTGTGTACACGGGGGCAGGTAACCTCACCTCCCTGAGTTTCACTTTCACCTTCAAATCAGGGCTGCAATTCTCAGCTCTCTCATTAAAGGACCCTTGTGGCCCAGCCTGGGCCCACGCAGCCAGAGAAGAGGGGCCCGGCCACCAGGTCGCTGAAGCAACCGCGCAggtgcagggagcccactgcgaggcacgccccgcccgcccccgccgctcaCCCAGGTTCTGCCCGCGCAGCACCGCGTAGGGCCGGCTCCGCTCCGGTGGCTCTGCGGGGCTCGGGGCCTCCGCCCGCCCCGCCAGGAAGCTCCCCAGGCCGAAGCTCAGCCACCAGCACACGCGGCGCAGCATCTTCTCGGGCCGCAGCGGCGGAGAGCGCACTTCCGCCCAAAGCCCCGCCTCCGTCCCCGCCCGCGCGCCTCCTTCCGCCGCTGTCTCCGCCCACCCAGCGCGCGCTGTTGCCAGGGTAACCAGACGCCCTGGGCGCTTGGGGCTCCTCCCGCGGCGACCGTCCTTCTTGGCGAACGTTTCCGCCGGGGCCGATTTTCAGCGGGATCGCCCTTCTGTCTGGGGCAACGTCCCTCTGGATCACCACTCCGCCGTGACTACGTTCCCCTTTTGTGAGCTTCAGGCGGGCATCCTTCCATAGGAGTCTCTTGGGTCCACTTTGGGCCTattaaaggtttttctttttctatgaatcCGTGCATTTTCTTATTAGATCTTCGCTACAGGCCCAAGAAATAGACACTGTATTACCCTTTGACAAATGCCTCCTTCTCAGGAAGCCCTTACCTGGACATCCTTTTCTAAAATTGCAACCTTTCCACTTGCTCAACATACATACACTCTCGCTACCCTGTTGCCTCTTTCGTCTTCTATCCCTCTAAACTCATCCTCGGTTaactttttacaaaattttacttaaattcaagttgtcaacatatagtataatacccagtgctcatcccatcgtgtgccctccttagtgcctgtcacctgGTTACCCCATCCGCTGACCCTCCTTACCTTCTGCAGCCCttcgtttgtttcccagagtcatgagtctcttatgatttgtcttcctctctaattttttcccctcactcagtttccccccctttctcttatggtccctttcactatttcttatagaaTAAGCAATTGTTTAATGATAATGTATGACATGTAATTATGCCCCAGGCATTTGACTTCgtttttgtttctgcttcaggatttttacttttccctttgcctgcagTACTTTTCCCTGTCACATGAGCATGGCAGGCAACTGTACACCATTGAAGTCTCCACCCAAGGTCCATTCCTCAGAGTGCCCTTTCCGGAGTCCCTGACACAGCCACCACACTCAGCCCATCGTCTCTGTATAGTTATCACTATCTCAAGTAATTCtgttctttgacttttttctgtTGTTGCCTGTCTTCCCCACCAAACTGTGAACTCCATGAAGGTAGGACAATGTCTGCCTGCCCTTGGTGCCTGGAGCAGTTCTGGGAACAGGAAAGTTTTTCTCAAATATCTGTCGGATGGTTGTGGAGCAGCAATAatgttgaataaacaaaaaagcgaggggcagaagaaaaacaaagtattgaAAATAGCCTTGTTTTCACCACTTAGTAACTTCACATATATTTGTACATACTAAAATAGCAgaccattggggcacctgggtggcttagtggttgagtgtctgcctttggctcagatcatgatccctaggtcctgggattgagttccacattgggctccctacatggagcctgcttcttcctctgcctatgtctctgcctctctctgtgtgtctctcatgaataaataaataaaatctttaaaaaaccccaaaatatcaGACCATTtacaattaaatataatttctaccTCCAAATTCCCACAGCCCTTGACCTTTTGATGCTCAGCTCATTGTACTTTGTATTCTGGTGATTGTAAATGTCTTATTTCTCTAATTGGATGATAAACTTCTTCTATCAGGAGTGCAGGACATTCACAAATTTCACAAAATTCACAAATTTCATTATGTGAAATTTTGATTTCACATAAGCAATGAATAACATTTAGTAAAAGGACATTCCTAATATTGCATGGGATATCATATTTGTTGTTTACCTGAACTTCAAGTGTAATTGGGcaatcctttgtttttatttgctaaatataaCAATTCTATCTTCAGGGCACAATCtgaaactcatttatttttgtacccTTCTTCCCTAAGTTCCTAATGTGGTGTATGCTTTGCACACactaggtattcaataaatgcttgtgtAATGAATACTTGCACGATCACAGACTGTAGTATTAATATGTGATATCCAAGTCCCTACATTTCAagtaatacatttcttttttttttaagattttatttatttattcatgagagaaacacagagagagacagagacataggcagagagagaagcaggctccatgcagggagcccggtgtgggactcgacccctggactccaggatcacaccctgggctgaaggcaggcactcaaccgccgagccatccagggatcccaatacatttctatttatagctttttcctgtaaaaaaaaaaaaaaaaaagcaacaacaaaagcaaaaatgacaaaattttggGAGTtgccaatcaatcaatcaatcaactaaTTAATATTGCagttaaatatacataacataatgtttattgtttttatcattcataagtgtacagttcagtggcattaaatacattaataatgtCATGTAATTACCATTACTGTTATGTATATCTAAAACTTATTCATCATGTTCCACTAAAACTTCTACCCATTAGACAATaactctcccttctttcctcccctaGTCACTCTATCCCACTTTCTGTCCTATGAGCTTAACTATTCTGGgtacttcatgtaaatggaatcatctaatatttgttcttctgtgtctggctcatttcaccaagcatgttttcaaggtccattcatATGATCACATACTTCAAAATTTCATTATtgttcatggctgaataatattccattatatatatttctttttaaaaatgttttatttatttaagtaatctctacagccaatatggggcttgatctcatgactttgagatcatcacctgagctgaaatcgagagccCAATgcccaactgcctgagccacctaggggcccccaTCCTAGTAGTTTTAAaatggtatgtcattgtggttttgatttggactGGGAGgcactagtttttaaaaaaatacatatttatttttaaattccagtataattaatatacagtgttatattagtttcagcgtATAACATAACGATTTGacaattcttcttctttttaaaagtaggcttcatgaccagtgtggagccccatgtggggcccagatgcatgacccagagatcaagacctgagccgaaggatgcctaggtgtctcagtcagttaagtgtctgcctttggctctggccatgatcccagggtcctgggatagagctccgtATCAggctgtctgcttctctctctccctctggtgcttctcctgcttgggctctctgcgaaataaattttaaaaatcttaaagagggatccctgggtggcgcagtggtttggcacctgcctttggcccagggcgcgatcctggagacctgggatccaatcccacgtcgggctcccggtgcatggagcctgcttctccctctgcctatgtctctgcctctctctctctctctctctctctctctctctctctgactatcataaataaataaaaatttaaaaaaacccacagaaattaaaaaaaataaaaataaaaaaaataaaaatcttaaagaaaaagaccCGAGCTAAGACCAAGAGTcagctacttaaccaactgagccatgcaggtgacccatgattcaacaattttatacattactcagtgcttatcatgataagtgtaatctt
This genomic interval from Vulpes lagopus strain Blue_001 chromosome 14, ASM1834538v1, whole genome shotgun sequence contains the following:
- the C14H12orf76 gene encoding uncharacterized protein C12orf76 homolog; amino-acid sequence: MLRRVCWWLSFGLGSFLAGRAEAPSPAEPPERSRPYAVLRGQNLVLMGTIFSILLVTVILMAFCVYKPIRRR